Proteins encoded together in one Macadamia integrifolia cultivar HAES 741 chromosome 8, SCU_Mint_v3, whole genome shotgun sequence window:
- the LOC122087518 gene encoding uncharacterized protein At4g06744-like gives MAAYYVSISHKSLIVIIFFILLSPFLHVLCSIPIPETKRETLEVIIGGGFGGGEGGGGGGGGGGGGGSCNNENCSSPPPPLPLPLPIPKDLNFSDLRLAILYPVIQNFKKTIISDPLGVTNTWVGADICNYKGFFCDHPPDNKSATALASIDFNGFGLTAPTLEGFLDQLPDIAVFHANSNNFTGTVSPKIAQLRYLYELDLSNNKFSGEFPTAVLTMNGLSFLDIRFNSFTGSVPAQLFAQPLDLLFVNNNFFMALLPDNLGDTTARYLTLANNKFVGPIPKSIGKAANTLVEVLFLNNQLSGCLPYEIGLLGEATVFDAGSNQLTGPLPCSLGCLEKIEQLNFARNQLYGAVPEVVCALGNLVNLSLSDNYFTHVGPICRDLIKRGVLDVSKNCIHGLASQRSMVQCALFFAHPRFCFNKLSYSIIPCKLSHFPFPWKIPPRSSVQSKQAEAPSPSYSALIRHRRL, from the coding sequence ATGGCCGCCTACTACGTCTCTATCTCTCACAAATCTCTgatcgtcatcatcttcttcatcctcctTTCCCCTTTCCTCCATGTACTCTGTAGCATTCCGATCCCGGAAACCAAAAGAGAAACACTGGAAGTCATAATTGGTGGCGGTTTTGGTGGTGGTgaaggaggtggaggaggaggaggcggtggcggtggtggcGGCAGCTGCAACAACGAAAACTGTTcatctccaccaccaccactaccactaccactgcCTATCCCAAAGGACTTAAACTTTTCCGACCTCAGGCTAGCTATACTGTACCCCGTAATCcaaaacttcaagaaaactATAATCTCCGATCCCCTCGGCGTCACCAACACATGGGTAGGCGCCGACATATGCAACTACAAAGGCTTCTTCTGCGACCACCCACCGGACAACAAAAGCGCCACCGCACTCGCCTCCATCGACTTCAACGGTTTCGGACTCACCGCTCCAACTCTCGAAGGCTTCCTCGATCAACTCCCCGACATCGCCGTCTTCCACGCAAACTCAAACAACTTCACCGGCACCGTCTCTCCTAAGATAGCCCAACTCCGTTACCTCTACGAACTCGATCTCAGCAACAACAAATTCTCCGGCGAATTCCCAACCGCCGTATTAACCATGAATGGCCTCTCCTTCTTGGACATCCGGTTCAACTCCTTCACCGGTTCGGTCCCGGCTCAACTCTTCGCCCAACCCCTCGACCTTCTCTTCGTCAACAACAACTTCTTCATGGCCCTTCTCCCAGATAACCTAGGCGACACTACAGCTCGGTACCTCACCTTGGCCAACAACAAATTTGTGGGTCCCATACCCAAGAGCATAGGCAAAGCAGCTAACACATTGGTTGAGGTTCTCTTCCTGAACAACCAGCTTTCCGGTTGCCTTCCTTACGAGATCGGGTTGCTGGGAGAGGCGACCGTGTTCGATGCGGGTTCGAACCAGCTAACCGGACCGCTGCCGTGCTCGTTGGGTTGCCTAGAGAAGATAGAACAGCTCAACTTCGCCAGGAACCAGTTGTATGGGGCGGTGCCGGAGGTGGTGTGCGCGCTAGGGAATCTGGTGAATCTGTCGTTGTCAGATAATTATTTTACGCACGTGGGCCCGATCTGTAGGGATTTGATAAAGCGAGGTGTGCTTGATGTGAGTAAGAACTGTATTCATGGTTTGGCGTCGCAGAGATCAATGGTTCAGTGTGCTTTGTTCTTTGCGCATCCCAGGTTCTGCTTTAATAAGCTGTCGTACAGTATCATCCCTTGCAAGCTTTCTCACTTCCCGTTCCCGTGGAAAATCCCTCCTCGTTCTTCGGTGCAATCAAAGCAGGCCGAGGCACCTTCCCCTTCTTACTCTGCTCTCATAAGGCATCGCCGCCTATGA